Proteins encoded by one window of Panicum virgatum strain AP13 chromosome 7N, P.virgatum_v5, whole genome shotgun sequence:
- the LOC120683609 gene encoding dentin matrix acidic phosphoprotein 1-like, with product MFTSLAEDNENLEQWAGENVGDTHLGKRKTKILRPGPPEKKGKMIRSPQEEELASNETTPEPSGGGDEGNTDDDDDDDDDDDDDNDDGGSGYPVSSQAGGRSAHSMSPIRFTGETDFTHATQDQDHGQPMSQRRTTSNRRRSDPREGDSSSSVSSTFSYPRPPSYPYPYPQPYPYPYPQPYSHPPPYPSHFIQLPVHLGMSTSGQIGELQEYYYGYHAYQQEETEE from the exons ATGTTCACTTCTTTGGCAGAGGACAATGAAAATTTAGAGCAATGGGCAGGTGAGAATGTTGGTGATACACATCTTGGCAAGAGGAAGACAAAAATTCTCCGACCTGGGCCaccagaaaagaaaggaaaaatgattAGGAGCCCTCAAGAGGAAGAGCTTGCGAGCAATGAGACAACACCTGAGCctagtggtggtggtgatgaagGCAACACcgatgatgacgatgacgatgatgatgacgatgatgatgacaatgATGATGGAGGGAGTGGTTATCCTGTATCTAGTCAAGCTGGTGGAAGGAGTGCCCATAGTATGTCGCCTATTAGATTTACCGGGGAGACAGATTTCACCCATGccacacaagatcaagatcatggtCAACCCATGTCACAACGGAGGACGACAAGCAATCGACGTCGATCTGATCCTCGAGAAGGTGATAGCTCCAGTTCAGTGAGTTCAACCTTCAGCTATCCACGTCCACCCTCCTACCCATATCCATACCCACAACCATACCCATATCCGTACCCACAACCATATTCACACCCACCACCATATCCAAGCCACTTCATTCAACTACCGGTACATCTTGGCATGAGCACTAGTGGTCAGATTGGTGAATTACAG GAATATTATTATGGATATCACGCATACCAGCAAGAAGAGACCGAAGAATGA